Proteins from a genomic interval of Micromonospora sp. NBC_00389:
- a CDS encoding UvrD-helicase domain-containing protein — translation MPPFSAVPPGGLPPFVADLHIHSKYSRACSRDLTLPNLAWWARRKGIALLGTGDFTHPAWYDHLRETLRPAEPGLYRLDPEAERDIARRLPPRLASTAEANPVRFMLSVEISTIYKRDDRTRKVHHLIYLPDLDAVARFNAALGRIGNLGSDGRPILGLDSRDLLEITLEASPDGYLVPAHIWTPWFSALGSKSGFDAIADCYADLAEHIFAVETGLSSDPAMNWRVGSLDRYQLVSNSDAHSPPALGREATVLTAERDYFAVREALRTGDGLAGTIEFFPEEGKYHADGHRLCGVTWSPERTRAAGGRCPECGKPLTVGVLSRVEELADRAEGHRPAHAREVTHLVQLAEILGEINKVGARSKKVEGRLNELLAALGPELEILTTTPLTDIAQAGGELLAEGIGRLRRGDVRRVPGYDGEYGVITLFDPAELSVRADTAQETLFDVPVPAQRRPAEPAAKVKRPAATKAEPKRKTAPAPAPPIASPPSPHEPFEPMLAGMEEVGTGLLDRLDAMQRVAASAPGGPLLIVAGPGTGKTRTLTHRIAYLCAELNVFPEHCLAITFTRRAAEELRHRLDGLLGPVAEDVTVGTFHALGLTILRENADAAGLPAAFRIADDAERAAARSEAGDDPASYIALLRKQDLVDLDELVSLPVELLRGDRELVGRYRDRWRWIFVDEYQDVDAVQYELLRLLSPDDGNLCAIGDPDQAIYSFRGADVGYFLRFSQDFTDARLVRLNRNYRSSAPILAAAVQAIAPSSLVRGRRLDPARLDPEAPLVGRYPAASVAEEADFVVRTVDDLVGGLSHRSLDSGRIDGRSTSLSFSDIAVLYRTDAQAAPIVDALTRANIPVQKRSHDRLRDRPGVAAIARELRHADGLAGSLAARVRLAGQVVAERFAVPTLDGAVAGRPEDVRSAVDLLTPLARRCGDDLETFLSQLATGAEVDALDPRAEAVTLLTLHAAKGLEFPVVFLVGAEDGLLPLRWPGSTPDEDAVAEERRLFFVGLTRAQDRLYVSHAARRTRHGAERDCAPSPFLGVIDPGLFERFGETEPRRPKDRQLRLI, via the coding sequence GTGCCCCCGTTCAGCGCCGTACCCCCCGGTGGCCTACCGCCATTCGTCGCGGACCTGCACATCCACTCGAAGTACTCGCGCGCGTGCAGCCGCGACCTCACCCTGCCGAACCTCGCCTGGTGGGCCCGGCGTAAGGGCATCGCCCTGCTCGGCACCGGAGACTTCACCCACCCCGCCTGGTACGACCACCTGCGGGAGACACTGCGCCCGGCCGAACCGGGGCTCTACCGGCTCGACCCGGAGGCGGAACGGGACATCGCCCGCCGACTGCCGCCTCGACTCGCCAGCACGGCGGAGGCGAACCCGGTCCGGTTCATGCTGAGCGTGGAGATCTCCACCATCTACAAGCGGGACGACCGGACCCGCAAGGTGCATCATCTGATCTACCTGCCCGACCTGGATGCGGTGGCCCGGTTCAACGCCGCGCTCGGCCGGATCGGCAACCTCGGCTCCGACGGTCGGCCGATCCTCGGCCTGGACTCCCGGGACCTGCTGGAGATCACCCTCGAGGCGAGCCCGGACGGCTACCTGGTCCCGGCGCACATCTGGACGCCGTGGTTCTCCGCGCTGGGCTCGAAGTCCGGCTTCGACGCGATCGCCGACTGCTACGCCGACCTGGCCGAGCACATCTTCGCCGTGGAGACCGGTCTCTCCTCCGACCCGGCGATGAACTGGCGGGTCGGCAGCCTCGACCGGTACCAGTTGGTCTCCAACTCGGACGCGCACTCCCCGCCGGCCCTGGGCCGCGAGGCGACCGTGCTGACCGCCGAGCGGGACTACTTCGCCGTCCGGGAGGCGCTGCGGACCGGCGACGGTCTGGCCGGCACCATCGAGTTCTTCCCGGAGGAGGGCAAGTACCACGCGGACGGGCACCGGCTGTGCGGGGTCACCTGGTCCCCGGAGCGGACCAGGGCCGCCGGCGGACGCTGCCCCGAGTGTGGCAAGCCGCTCACCGTAGGCGTCCTCAGCCGGGTCGAGGAGTTGGCCGACCGCGCGGAGGGGCACCGGCCGGCGCACGCTCGGGAGGTCACCCACCTGGTGCAGTTGGCCGAGATCCTCGGCGAGATCAACAAGGTGGGCGCCCGGTCGAAGAAGGTCGAGGGACGGCTCAACGAGTTGCTCGCCGCGCTCGGCCCCGAGCTGGAGATCCTGACCACGACACCGTTGACCGACATCGCGCAGGCCGGCGGTGAGCTGCTCGCGGAGGGCATCGGGCGGCTGCGGCGCGGCGACGTGCGCCGGGTGCCGGGCTACGACGGCGAGTACGGAGTGATCACCCTCTTCGACCCGGCGGAGCTGAGTGTCCGTGCCGACACAGCCCAGGAGACGCTGTTCGACGTACCGGTGCCGGCGCAGCGGCGACCCGCGGAGCCGGCGGCGAAGGTGAAGCGCCCTGCGGCGACGAAGGCGGAGCCGAAGCGCAAGACCGCCCCAGCACCCGCCCCGCCGATCGCGTCACCGCCGTCACCGCACGAGCCGTTCGAGCCGATGCTCGCGGGCATGGAGGAGGTCGGCACCGGCCTGCTGGACCGGCTGGACGCGATGCAGCGGGTGGCCGCCTCCGCGCCCGGCGGCCCGCTGCTCATCGTGGCCGGCCCGGGCACCGGCAAGACCCGGACGCTGACCCACCGGATCGCGTACCTCTGCGCGGAGCTGAACGTCTTTCCCGAGCACTGCCTGGCCATCACCTTCACCCGCCGGGCCGCCGAGGAGCTGCGGCACCGCCTCGACGGTCTACTCGGCCCGGTCGCCGAGGACGTCACCGTGGGCACCTTCCACGCGCTGGGGCTGACCATCCTGCGCGAGAACGCCGACGCGGCGGGCCTGCCGGCGGCCTTCCGGATCGCCGACGACGCCGAGCGGGCGGCGGCCCGGTCGGAGGCCGGCGACGACCCCGCGAGCTACATCGCACTGCTGCGCAAGCAGGACCTCGTCGACCTGGACGAGCTGGTGAGCCTGCCGGTGGAGCTGCTACGGGGCGACCGGGAGCTGGTCGGGCGGTACCGGGACCGCTGGCGGTGGATCTTCGTCGACGAGTACCAGGACGTTGACGCCGTGCAGTACGAGCTGCTGCGGCTGCTCAGCCCCGACGACGGCAACCTCTGCGCGATCGGCGACCCGGACCAGGCGATCTACTCGTTCCGGGGCGCCGACGTCGGCTACTTCCTGCGCTTCTCCCAGGACTTCACCGACGCCCGGTTGGTCCGGCTCAACCGCAACTACCGCTCCTCGGCACCGATCCTGGCCGCTGCGGTGCAGGCCATCGCGCCGTCCTCGCTGGTCCGTGGCCGACGGCTGGACCCGGCCCGGCTCGACCCGGAGGCGCCACTGGTCGGCCGCTACCCCGCGGCGTCCGTCGCCGAGGAGGCCGACTTCGTGGTCCGTACCGTCGACGATCTGGTCGGCGGGCTGTCCCACCGGTCGCTGGACTCGGGTCGGATCGACGGTCGGTCCACCTCCCTGTCGTTCTCCGACATCGCCGTGCTGTACCGCACCGACGCGCAGGCCGCGCCGATCGTGGACGCGCTGACCCGGGCCAACATTCCGGTACAGAAGCGCTCACACGACCGGCTGCGGGACCGGCCCGGGGTGGCGGCCATCGCGCGCGAGCTGCGGCACGCCGACGGATTGGCGGGCTCGTTGGCCGCCCGGGTCCGGCTGGCCGGCCAGGTCGTGGCCGAGCGGTTCGCCGTGCCCACCCTGGACGGCGCCGTCGCGGGCCGTCCCGAGGACGTCCGCTCCGCGGTGGACCTGCTGACCCCGCTGGCCCGACGCTGCGGCGACGACCTGGAGACGTTCCTGTCGCAGCTGGCCACCGGCGCGGAGGTCGACGCGCTCGACCCGCGCGCGGAGGCGGTCACGCTGCTCACCCTGCACGCCGCAAAGGGCCTGGAGTTCCCGGTGGTCTTCCTGGTCGGCGCTGAGGACGGGCTGCTGCCGCTGCGCTGGCCGGGCTCGACGCCCGACGAGGACGCGGTGGCCGAGGAGCGCCGGCTCTTCTTCGTCGGCCTGACCCGGGCGCAGGACCGCCTGTACGTCAGTCACGCCGCCCGCCGCACCCGGCACGGCGCGGAACGCGACTGCGCTCCGTCACCGTTCCTCGGCGTCATCGACCCCGGCTTGTTCGAGCGGTTCGGCGAGACCGAGCCGCGCCGTCCCAAGGACCGTCAGCTCCGCCTCATCTGA
- a CDS encoding prepilin peptidase, with the protein MSAAALVPVALVGALVGLAVPSLARRFTTPPELTRAGLEPRPGGWAWLSPVVAAVLFAGLAVARGEDPALPVFLAVAAVGLVLAGIDLACLRLPDPLVLAAGLLALGGLTGTALLAGTPGRLLGALAGAAAAGAAHLLLALLPGSRLGFGDVKLAAVLGLPLGWLGRDALLAGLLLPHLLHGGLVLGLLAARRVRRDTLLPLGPALLAGAWLAVLLG; encoded by the coding sequence ATGTCGGCCGCAGCGCTGGTGCCGGTCGCGCTGGTCGGCGCGCTGGTCGGCCTCGCCGTACCCTCGCTGGCCCGGCGTTTCACCACCCCGCCGGAGCTGACGAGGGCCGGTCTTGAGCCGCGGCCCGGCGGGTGGGCGTGGCTCAGCCCGGTGGTGGCGGCCGTGTTGTTCGCAGGGCTCGCCGTGGCACGGGGTGAAGACCCGGCGCTACCGGTCTTCCTCGCGGTGGCGGCCGTGGGGCTGGTGCTCGCCGGGATCGACCTGGCCTGCCTGCGGCTGCCCGATCCGCTGGTCCTCGCCGCCGGATTGCTGGCCCTCGGCGGCCTGACCGGTACGGCGCTGCTCGCCGGCACCCCCGGCCGGCTGCTCGGCGCGCTGGCTGGTGCGGCGGCCGCCGGCGCGGCGCACCTGCTGCTCGCCCTGCTGCCCGGCTCACGGTTGGGCTTCGGAGACGTGAAGCTCGCCGCCGTCCTCGGCCTGCCGCTCGGCTGGCTCGGCCGAGACGCACTGCTGGCCGGCCTGCTCCTGCCACACCTGCTGCACGGCGGCCTGGTGCTCGGCCTGCTCGCCGCCCGGCGGGTGCGCCGGGACACCCTGCTGCCACTCGGGCCAGCCCTGCTCGCGGGCGCCTGGCTCGCCGTCCTCCTCGGCTGA
- a CDS encoding EamA family transporter has protein sequence MTSSPPSAAGLAGRRTDAAPTLIWTALIVVYLLWGSTYLGIRIAVESLPPLTSAALRFAAAGLVLAAVLRLRRGPGALRVNRRQLGSAALVGVLLLAGGNGLVVLAESGPPGVAVPSGIAALLVATVPLLVVLLRSATGDRPPIWTFAGVTLGFIGLVLLVLPAGSADAVPLVGALTVVAAATSWSVGSFLSGRIRMPADPFVATVYEMIAGALVLAVVAAGRGELRDFHPAEVSTRSWLALAYLMVAGSLVAFTAYVWLLHNAPLSLVSTYAYVNPAVAVALGALLVAEPITPQVLLGGAVIVAGVALVVTTERPRRSGAAPRSGAARVGDRR, from the coding sequence ATGACCTCATCTCCACCGAGTGCCGCCGGCCTGGCCGGCCGTCGCACCGACGCCGCACCGACCCTGATCTGGACCGCGTTGATCGTGGTCTACCTACTCTGGGGTTCCACCTATCTCGGCATCCGGATCGCCGTGGAGTCGCTGCCCCCGCTGACGTCGGCCGCGCTGCGGTTCGCCGCCGCCGGCCTGGTGCTGGCGGCGGTGCTGCGACTGCGCCGAGGACCGGGCGCGCTGCGGGTAAACCGCCGGCAACTAGGCTCCGCCGCGCTGGTCGGAGTGCTCCTGCTCGCCGGTGGCAACGGCCTGGTGGTGCTCGCCGAGTCCGGGCCGCCGGGAGTGGCGGTACCGTCCGGGATCGCCGCACTGCTGGTGGCTACCGTGCCGCTGCTGGTGGTGCTGCTGCGCTCCGCCACCGGGGACCGCCCCCCGATCTGGACGTTCGCCGGGGTCACCCTGGGTTTCATCGGTCTGGTCCTGCTGGTGCTGCCCGCCGGAAGCGCGGACGCGGTGCCGCTGGTCGGGGCGTTGACCGTGGTCGCGGCGGCCACCTCCTGGTCGGTCGGGTCGTTCCTGTCCGGACGGATCCGGATGCCCGCCGACCCGTTCGTCGCCACGGTGTACGAGATGATCGCTGGCGCACTGGTGCTGGCCGTGGTCGCCGCCGGCCGGGGCGAGCTGCGCGACTTCCACCCGGCTGAGGTCAGCACCCGGTCCTGGCTCGCGCTGGCCTACCTCATGGTGGCCGGCTCGCTGGTGGCCTTCACCGCGTACGTCTGGCTGCTGCACAACGCGCCCCTCTCGCTGGTCTCGACGTACGCCTACGTCAACCCGGCGGTCGCGGTGGCGCTCGGCGCGCTACTGGTGGCCGAGCCGATCACTCCGCAGGTGCTGCTCGGCGGTGCGGTCATCGTCGCCGGGGTAGCCCTGGTGGTGACCACCGAACGTCCCCGCCGGTCGGGCGCAGCACCGCGATCGGGGGCGGCACGGGTGGGCGACCGCCGGTAA
- a CDS encoding LppU/SCO3897 family protein, protein MGPYGGGPGSSYGGGSYRPTQAAPAYSGEPYRPNGPYGGDPSPTPGRRGRGPLIAVLAIVLLLVVAGGGAFWFLSGPDDPAPSTAPTGSAVAAEPSADATAPAEPAPSAAAPESSADPRFVKVGQCVRNDGAAGGKPKLLISGCAPKSYEVLHRIDGATNGEPDAEAKCAKVEGYTNWYFFDSELDTLDFVLCLKQR, encoded by the coding sequence GTGGGGCCGTACGGGGGTGGTCCTGGCAGCTCCTACGGTGGTGGGTCCTACCGGCCGACGCAGGCGGCCCCGGCGTACAGCGGGGAGCCGTACCGGCCCAACGGCCCGTACGGCGGAGATCCCTCGCCGACCCCGGGCAGGCGCGGTCGAGGTCCGCTGATCGCGGTGCTGGCCATCGTGCTGCTGCTGGTGGTGGCCGGCGGCGGTGCGTTCTGGTTCCTCAGCGGACCGGACGATCCGGCCCCGTCGACCGCACCGACCGGCTCGGCCGTCGCCGCGGAGCCCAGCGCGGACGCCACCGCACCGGCCGAGCCGGCACCGAGCGCCGCAGCGCCGGAGTCGTCGGCCGACCCGCGGTTCGTCAAGGTCGGCCAGTGCGTCCGTAACGATGGTGCGGCCGGCGGCAAGCCCAAGCTGCTGATCAGCGGCTGCGCCCCGAAGTCGTACGAGGTGCTGCACCGGATCGACGGCGCGACCAATGGAGAGCCGGACGCCGAGGCCAAGTGCGCCAAGGTCGAGGGCTACACCAACTGGTACTTCTTCGACAGCGAGCTGGACACCCTCGACTTCGTCCTCTGCCTGAAGCAGCGCTGA
- a CDS encoding LppU/SCO3897 family protein, producing MIIALVVLLLLCPCLGLAGWAVWKAADADSNASPAPSASARAVPPALPSDAPTPAAPSPSEVEFAKGDCVVNEGTEDDAELRKVACGPNTYQVLLRIPATSDGDRCETLAPQATANYVHDNSVDLFDYVLCLKKR from the coding sequence CTGATCATCGCGCTGGTGGTGCTGCTCCTGCTCTGCCCGTGCCTCGGCTTGGCCGGTTGGGCGGTCTGGAAGGCCGCCGACGCCGACAGCAACGCCTCGCCCGCACCGTCGGCGAGCGCGCGGGCCGTACCGCCGGCCCTGCCCAGCGACGCGCCGACGCCGGCAGCGCCGAGCCCAAGCGAGGTGGAGTTCGCCAAGGGCGACTGCGTGGTCAACGAAGGCACCGAGGACGACGCGGAGCTGCGCAAGGTGGCGTGCGGCCCGAACACCTACCAGGTCTTGCTGCGGATTCCGGCGACGAGCGACGGCGACCGGTGCGAGACGCTCGCGCCGCAGGCCACCGCGAACTACGTGCACGACAACTCGGTCGACCTGTTCGACTACGTGCTCTGTCTGAAGAAGCGGTAG
- a CDS encoding ATP-binding protein yields the protein MDPVRNPYAPGAGQRPPELAGRGRELDVFDIVLERIARGRPERSLMLTGLRGVGKTVLLNTLRSQAINRLWGSGKIEARPDQSLRRPVAAALHMAVRELAPRHRAPDRIDAFLGVLKAFAQRSAPTGRAGAAPKLRDRWQPGIDVPAASGRADSGDIEIDLVELLTDAAAVASDVGTGIAVFIDEMQDLGPEDVSALCAACHELSQLGAPLIVVGAGLPHLPAVLSAAKSYSERLFRYQRIDRLDRIAADQALCAPAEREEVEYEQKALDLLYEKSGGYPYFVQAYGKATWDHAPRSPITAADVRVAAPEAEAELAVGFFGSRFERATPAEREYMRAMATLSLVEGESGGVVRDDMDAAVPTAEIARALGRKPASLSPARDALIKKGLIYSGERGTVAFTVPHFGRYLRTQPV from the coding sequence GTGGATCCGGTCCGCAACCCGTACGCACCGGGCGCCGGCCAGCGCCCGCCCGAACTCGCCGGGCGGGGGCGGGAGCTGGACGTCTTCGACATCGTGCTGGAGCGCATCGCCCGGGGCCGCCCCGAACGCAGCCTCATGCTCACCGGGCTGCGCGGCGTCGGCAAGACCGTCCTGCTCAACACCCTCCGGTCGCAGGCGATCAACCGACTGTGGGGCAGCGGCAAGATCGAGGCACGGCCGGACCAGTCGCTGCGCCGCCCGGTTGCCGCCGCGCTGCACATGGCGGTCCGGGAGCTCGCCCCCCGACACCGCGCGCCCGACCGGATCGACGCCTTCCTCGGGGTCCTCAAGGCGTTCGCCCAGCGGTCCGCCCCGACCGGCCGTGCCGGTGCCGCCCCGAAGCTTCGCGACCGGTGGCAGCCCGGGATCGACGTGCCAGCGGCCAGCGGTCGAGCCGACTCCGGCGACATCGAGATCGACCTGGTCGAGCTGCTCACTGACGCCGCCGCCGTGGCCAGCGACGTGGGCACCGGCATCGCCGTCTTCATCGACGAGATGCAGGACCTCGGCCCGGAGGACGTGTCGGCGCTCTGCGCCGCCTGCCACGAGCTGTCCCAGCTCGGCGCGCCACTGATCGTCGTCGGCGCCGGCCTGCCGCACCTGCCAGCCGTGCTCAGTGCCGCGAAGTCGTACTCCGAGCGGCTGTTCCGCTACCAGCGCATCGACCGGCTCGACCGGATCGCCGCCGACCAGGCGCTCTGCGCGCCGGCCGAGCGCGAGGAGGTGGAGTACGAGCAAAAGGCGCTCGACCTGCTCTACGAGAAGTCCGGCGGCTACCCCTACTTCGTCCAGGCGTACGGGAAGGCGACCTGGGATCATGCTCCGCGCTCGCCGATCACGGCGGCCGACGTCCGGGTCGCCGCACCGGAGGCGGAAGCCGAGCTGGCGGTCGGCTTCTTCGGCTCCCGGTTCGAGCGGGCCACCCCCGCCGAGCGTGAGTACATGCGGGCGATGGCCACGCTGTCTCTGGTGGAGGGCGAGTCGGGGGGCGTGGTCCGCGACGACATGGACGCCGCGGTACCCACCGCCGAGATCGCCCGGGCCCTCGGCCGCAAGCCGGCCAGCCTCTCCCCGGCTCGGGACGCGCTGATCAAGAAGGGCCTGATCTACTCCGGTGAGCGGGGCACGGTGGCCTTCACCGTCCCGCACTTCGGCCGGTACCTGCGCACCCAGCCGGTCTGA